Proteins encoded by one window of Microcebus murinus isolate Inina chromosome 2, M.murinus_Inina_mat1.0, whole genome shotgun sequence:
- the CYP4A11 gene encoding cytochrome P450 4A11 isoform X2 has translation MGISVLGSSRLPGDISGLLQVASLLSLLLLLLKAAQLYLRRWWLLRALQQFPCPPSHWLFGHSQELPKDQELETILKWVKEFPSARPHWLWGSHARVLLYDPDYMKVILGRSDPKADGSYRFLAPWIGYGLLLLNGQKWFQHRRLLTPAFHYDILKPYVGLMADSVQVMLDKWEELASQDSPLEVFQTVSLMTLDTIMKCAFSHQGSFQLDRNSQSYIQAVKDLNNLLFSRIRNAFYQNDTVYSLTPSGRSNRRACQLAHQHTDGVIQWRKARLQADGELEKVRRKKHLDFLDILLLVNVENGSILSDRDLRAEVDTFMFEGHDTTASGISWIFYTLATHPEHQHRCREEIQSLLGDGAAITWDHLDQMPYTTMCIKEALRLYPPVPGVARELSKPVTFPDGRSLPKGVIVLLSIYGLHHNPKVWPNPEVFDPSRFAPGSVPHSHAFLPFSGGSRNCIGKQFAMNELKVVVALTLLRFELLPDPTRVPIPIARIVLKSKNGIHLRLRKLPNPYGDEDRL, from the exons ATGGGTATCTCTGTGCTGGGCTCCAGCAGACTCCCAGGAGACATCTCTGGGCTCCTCCAAGTGGCCTCCCTGCTCAgcctgcttctgctgctgctcaAGGCAGCCCAGCTCTACCTGCGCAGGTGGTGGCTCCTTAGAGCCCTCCAGCAGTTCCCGTGCCCTCCCTCCCACTGGCTCTTTGGGCATAGCCAGGAG TTACCAAAGGACCAGGAACTTGAGACCATTCTGAAATGGGTCAAGGAATTCCCAAGTGCCCGTCCTCACTGGCTATGGGGGAGCCACGCCCGAGTCCTGCTCTATGATCCTGACTATATGAAGGTGATTCTAGGGAGATCAG ATCCAAAGGCTGATGGTTCCTACAGATTCCTGGCTCCCTGGATTG GGTATGGTTTGCTCCTATTGAATGGGCAGAAGTGGTTCCAGCACCGGCGGCTGCTGACCCCGGCCTTCCACTACGACATCCTGAAGCCCTACGTGGGGCTCATGGCAGACTCCGTCCAAGTGATGCTG GACAAGTGGGAGGAGCTCGCCAGCCAGGACTCCCCTCTGGAGGTCTTTCAAACTGTCTCCTTGATGACCCTGGACACCATCATGAAGTGTGCCTTCAGCCACCAGGGCAGCTTCCAGCTGGACAG GAACTCCCAGTCATACATCCAGGCCGTGAAGGACCTGAACAACCTGCTCTTTTCCCGTATTCGGAATGCCTTTTACCAGAATGACACCGTCTACAGCCTGACCCCATCTGGCCGCTCGAACCGGCGCGCCTGCCAGCTCGCCCATCAGCACACAG ACGGAGTGATCCAGTGGAGGAAGGCTCGCCTGCAGGCGGACGGAGAGCTGGAGAAGGTCAGGAGGAAGAAGCACTTGGACTTCCTGGACATCCTCCTCTTGGTCAAC GTGGAGAATGGCAGCATCTTGTCAGACAGGGACCTCCGCGCTGAAGTGGACACGTTCATGTTCGAGGGTCACGACACCACAGCCAGCGGCATCTCCTGGATCTTCTACACTCTGGCCACACACCCCGAGCATCAGCACAGGTGCAGGGAGGAGATCCAGAGCCTCCTGGGGGATGGAGCCGCCATCACCTG GGACCACCTAGACCAGATGCCCTACACCACCATGTGCATCAAGGAGGCACTGAGACTCTATCCACCGGTGCCAGGCGTTGCCCGAGAGCTCAGCAAACCCGTCACCTTCCCTGATGGACGCTCCCTGCCCAAAG GTGTCATAGTCTTACTTTCTATTTATGGCCTTCACCATAACCCGAAGGTGTGGCCCAACCCAGAG GTGTTCGACCCTTCCCGGTTTGCACCGGGTTCTGTTCCACACAGCCACGCTTTCTTGCCCTTCTCGGGAGGATCCAG gaACTGCATCGGGAAACAATTTGCCATGAACGAGCTGAAGGTGGTCGTGGCCCTGACCCTGCTCCGCTTTGAGCTGCTGCCAGATCCCACCAGGGTCCCCATCCCCATAGCACGAATTGTGTTGAAGTCCAAGAATGGGATCCACCTGCGTCTCAGGAAGCTCCCCAACCCTTATGGGGATGAAGACAGGCTCTGA
- the CYP4A11 gene encoding cytochrome P450 4A11 isoform X1 codes for MGISVLGSSRLPGDISGLLQVASLLSLLLLLLKAAQLYLRRWWLLRALQQFPCPPSHWLFGHSQELPKDQELETILKWVKEFPSARPHWLWGSHARVLLYDPDYMKVILGRSDPKADGSYRFLAPWIGYGLLLLNGQKWFQHRRLLTPAFHYDILKPYVGLMADSVQVMLDKWEELASQDSPLEVFQTVSLMTLDTIMKCAFSHQGSFQLDRNSQSYIQAVKDLNNLLFSRIRNAFYQNDTVYSLTPSGRSNRRACQLAHQHTDGVIQWRKARLQADGELEKVRRKKHLDFLDILLLVNVSVCRRGLRLCSKQRAKPNCALSPRPPQVENGSILSDRDLRAEVDTFMFEGHDTTASGISWIFYTLATHPEHQHRCREEIQSLLGDGAAITWDHLDQMPYTTMCIKEALRLYPPVPGVARELSKPVTFPDGRSLPKGVIVLLSIYGLHHNPKVWPNPEVFDPSRFAPGSVPHSHAFLPFSGGSRNCIGKQFAMNELKVVVALTLLRFELLPDPTRVPIPIARIVLKSKNGIHLRLRKLPNPYGDEDRL; via the exons ATGGGTATCTCTGTGCTGGGCTCCAGCAGACTCCCAGGAGACATCTCTGGGCTCCTCCAAGTGGCCTCCCTGCTCAgcctgcttctgctgctgctcaAGGCAGCCCAGCTCTACCTGCGCAGGTGGTGGCTCCTTAGAGCCCTCCAGCAGTTCCCGTGCCCTCCCTCCCACTGGCTCTTTGGGCATAGCCAGGAG TTACCAAAGGACCAGGAACTTGAGACCATTCTGAAATGGGTCAAGGAATTCCCAAGTGCCCGTCCTCACTGGCTATGGGGGAGCCACGCCCGAGTCCTGCTCTATGATCCTGACTATATGAAGGTGATTCTAGGGAGATCAG ATCCAAAGGCTGATGGTTCCTACAGATTCCTGGCTCCCTGGATTG GGTATGGTTTGCTCCTATTGAATGGGCAGAAGTGGTTCCAGCACCGGCGGCTGCTGACCCCGGCCTTCCACTACGACATCCTGAAGCCCTACGTGGGGCTCATGGCAGACTCCGTCCAAGTGATGCTG GACAAGTGGGAGGAGCTCGCCAGCCAGGACTCCCCTCTGGAGGTCTTTCAAACTGTCTCCTTGATGACCCTGGACACCATCATGAAGTGTGCCTTCAGCCACCAGGGCAGCTTCCAGCTGGACAG GAACTCCCAGTCATACATCCAGGCCGTGAAGGACCTGAACAACCTGCTCTTTTCCCGTATTCGGAATGCCTTTTACCAGAATGACACCGTCTACAGCCTGACCCCATCTGGCCGCTCGAACCGGCGCGCCTGCCAGCTCGCCCATCAGCACACAG ACGGAGTGATCCAGTGGAGGAAGGCTCGCCTGCAGGCGGACGGAGAGCTGGAGAAGGTCAGGAGGAAGAAGCACTTGGACTTCCTGGACATCCTCCTCTTGGTCAACGTGAGTGTGTGTAGGAGAGGCCTGAGGCTTTGCTCAAAGCAGAGAGCAAAACCCAACTGTGCCCTCTCACCGCGACCTCCCCAGGTGGAGAATGGCAGCATCTTGTCAGACAGGGACCTCCGCGCTGAAGTGGACACGTTCATGTTCGAGGGTCACGACACCACAGCCAGCGGCATCTCCTGGATCTTCTACACTCTGGCCACACACCCCGAGCATCAGCACAGGTGCAGGGAGGAGATCCAGAGCCTCCTGGGGGATGGAGCCGCCATCACCTG GGACCACCTAGACCAGATGCCCTACACCACCATGTGCATCAAGGAGGCACTGAGACTCTATCCACCGGTGCCAGGCGTTGCCCGAGAGCTCAGCAAACCCGTCACCTTCCCTGATGGACGCTCCCTGCCCAAAG GTGTCATAGTCTTACTTTCTATTTATGGCCTTCACCATAACCCGAAGGTGTGGCCCAACCCAGAG GTGTTCGACCCTTCCCGGTTTGCACCGGGTTCTGTTCCACACAGCCACGCTTTCTTGCCCTTCTCGGGAGGATCCAG gaACTGCATCGGGAAACAATTTGCCATGAACGAGCTGAAGGTGGTCGTGGCCCTGACCCTGCTCCGCTTTGAGCTGCTGCCAGATCCCACCAGGGTCCCCATCCCCATAGCACGAATTGTGTTGAAGTCCAAGAATGGGATCCACCTGCGTCTCAGGAAGCTCCCCAACCCTTATGGGGATGAAGACAGGCTCTGA